In one window of Corallococcus macrosporus DNA:
- a CDS encoding N-acetylmuramoyl-L-alanine amidase-like domain-containing protein, which produces MSLWGICALALLSQTPAAPPVRENGWSALTPEQRAALIADQAESPLSERLLGMSEKFLNTPYVLSPLGEGQGVDPDPTFRLDAVDCLTFVEETLALGMAHGEPEVPALLERIRYASTPTYEDRNHLMEAQWLPNNIKKGLLVDVTRKYAKADTVTVTKTLTAHTWQSRSSMALQLPRERQPVGTFTLDMIPLEKVLEHARGVASGTILVVMREDLPLKATRITHLGFVVQKKKRTYLRHASRGGYNRVVDEDLETFLARNARYDKWRVTGVSLFEARRPPPALVSQPAAAPGSAAVGTP; this is translated from the coding sequence GTGAGCCTGTGGGGTATCTGCGCGCTCGCGCTCCTGTCCCAGACTCCGGCGGCTCCTCCCGTGCGGGAGAATGGCTGGAGCGCGCTTACCCCTGAGCAGCGCGCGGCCCTCATCGCGGACCAGGCCGAGTCCCCGCTGTCCGAGCGCCTGCTGGGCATGAGCGAGAAGTTCCTCAACACGCCCTACGTCCTGTCGCCGCTGGGCGAAGGGCAGGGCGTGGACCCGGACCCCACCTTCCGCCTGGACGCGGTGGACTGCCTCACCTTCGTGGAGGAGACGCTGGCGCTGGGCATGGCGCACGGCGAGCCGGAGGTGCCGGCGCTGCTGGAGCGGATCCGCTACGCGAGCACGCCCACCTACGAGGACCGCAACCACCTGATGGAAGCGCAGTGGCTGCCCAACAACATCAAGAAGGGCCTGCTGGTGGACGTGACGCGCAAGTACGCGAAGGCGGACACCGTCACGGTCACCAAGACGCTCACCGCGCACACCTGGCAGTCCAGGTCGTCCATGGCGCTGCAGCTGCCCCGCGAGCGTCAGCCCGTGGGCACCTTCACCCTGGACATGATTCCGCTGGAGAAGGTGCTGGAGCACGCGCGCGGCGTGGCGTCCGGCACCATCCTGGTGGTGATGCGGGAGGACCTGCCGCTCAAGGCCACGCGCATCACGCACCTGGGCTTCGTGGTGCAGAAGAAGAAGCGCACGTACCTGCGGCACGCGTCCAGGGGCGGCTACAACCGCGTCGTGGACGAGGACCTGGAGACGTTCCTCGCCCGCAACGCGCGCTACGACAAGTGGCGGGTGACGGGCGTGAGCCTCTTCGAGGCCCGCCGTCCGCCTCCCGCGCTCGTGTCCCAACCCGCGGCCGCGCCGGGCAGCGCCGCCGTGGGCACGCCCTGA
- a CDS encoding response regulator produces MDGERIKVLLVEDDGDSRELLAELLEDDFEVTTASDGVAGLKAFEATHPDVVVTDESLPGMNGTELAQQVKEREPNARVVLVSGYAQVENADYCDAVLRKPIDVERLSRMVGELGDAARH; encoded by the coding sequence ATGGACGGCGAGCGAATCAAGGTGCTGCTGGTGGAGGACGACGGGGACAGCCGGGAGCTCCTGGCGGAGCTCTTGGAGGACGACTTCGAGGTCACCACCGCGTCCGACGGCGTGGCGGGACTGAAGGCGTTCGAGGCCACGCACCCCGACGTCGTGGTGACGGACGAATCCCTGCCCGGAATGAATGGCACGGAGCTGGCGCAGCAGGTGAAGGAGCGCGAGCCCAATGCCCGTGTCGTCCTCGTGTCCGGCTATGCCCAGGTGGAGAACGCGGACTACTGCGACGCCGTGTTGCGCAAGCCCATCGACGTGGAGCGCCTGAGCCGCATGGTGGGCGAGCTGGGAGACGCGGCCCGGCACTGA
- the hpf gene encoding ribosome hibernation-promoting factor, HPF/YfiA family, with protein sequence MKVLLRGVHLGLNDNLKQYVDTHLVAHIERFAEDEASEIDIALVDINGPKGGVDKECRVTVRMPGLEAVHVTETSETLYQAIDATRDRLEKAIKRAVERRRQGMGNSGMPFDLNADATNY encoded by the coding sequence ATGAAGGTGCTGTTGCGTGGAGTGCATCTGGGGCTGAACGACAACCTGAAGCAGTACGTGGACACCCATCTGGTGGCCCACATTGAACGGTTCGCCGAGGACGAGGCGTCGGAGATCGACATCGCGCTCGTGGACATCAACGGGCCCAAGGGAGGCGTGGACAAGGAGTGCCGGGTGACGGTGCGCATGCCTGGATTGGAAGCGGTGCACGTGACGGAGACGTCGGAGACGCTGTACCAGGCCATCGACGCAACGCGTGATCGCCTGGAGAAGGCCATCAAGCGCGCGGTGGAGCGCCGGCGCCAGGGCATGGGCAACAGCGGCATGCCGTTCGACCTGAACGCGGACGCGACGAACTACTAG
- a CDS encoding MXAN_5187 family protein, which yields MVRLKFLLFALLVLGLGLAHLPMLSAPQRARAVDGAALQAASGTGEVARRVDARRAEVQSLALKLAGSPQVAAAVNALSPAPAAKSPRDRGSSRDAEETAGLLPLTAERFGALRTAAEAGLPKELQGAVVAVVAGDASFHARAGAEPSSDTAALDVAALAKAGTSVVDAFGAPHVFASVPLAWSGEGTPAPAVTLVVGAPLAADAALQGALEASGAAAVGLVQGDKVVGGVGAEKARLDGALPRLSAGAKDTVLETGSLQALGPVQLPAFTHGDAMGGQAPLFVGSRQALTGTPYEVVVLAGTAATLAPLAAYQSTALLALAGLFVLSLVWTALMGGGKKASDEETVSGGSDTLGWSAALAAQQSAPAAQPVATSPPAPAAVVPAADPFGSSAHAEPLSNPFGSSAPAEPLSNPFASAAPPAADPFGGADAFPFPGSPAPAADPFAMPPPAAAPMADPFAMPSPQAAAPHPFGAPPAAAPMADPFAGAESFPFPSPPAAYPPPAAEPFTPPPAYAQGGAMPFEHPAPEPIAPAAPRAGAFAFEDQPTAAYSLQQAANPFALAAAQTSDPESPETTRVAAIPRELLQASTRPTSEAIPMPPPRSNVPQAVPLPMPGVNSAAAVALSEEQHFQDVFREFVTTRERCGEQADGLTYDKFVQKLRKNKEQLVTKYACKTVRFQVYVKEGKAALKATPVKD from the coding sequence ATGGTCCGCCTCAAGTTCCTGCTGTTCGCACTCCTGGTCCTCGGACTGGGCCTCGCTCACCTTCCGATGCTGTCGGCGCCCCAGCGTGCGCGCGCGGTGGATGGTGCGGCGCTCCAGGCCGCTTCGGGCACCGGCGAGGTCGCGCGTCGCGTGGATGCGCGCCGCGCCGAAGTCCAATCCCTGGCGCTGAAGCTGGCCGGCAGTCCCCAGGTGGCCGCCGCCGTGAACGCGCTGAGCCCCGCGCCCGCGGCGAAGTCCCCGCGTGACCGCGGCTCCAGCCGTGACGCGGAGGAGACGGCCGGGCTGCTGCCGCTCACCGCCGAGCGCTTCGGCGCGCTGCGCACCGCCGCGGAGGCCGGGCTGCCCAAGGAGCTCCAGGGCGCGGTGGTGGCGGTGGTGGCCGGCGACGCGAGCTTCCATGCGCGCGCGGGCGCCGAGCCCTCTTCGGACACCGCGGCGCTGGACGTCGCGGCGCTCGCCAAGGCGGGCACGTCCGTGGTGGACGCCTTCGGGGCGCCGCACGTGTTCGCGTCCGTGCCGCTCGCGTGGAGCGGTGAGGGTACGCCCGCCCCGGCGGTGACGCTGGTGGTGGGCGCGCCGCTCGCCGCCGACGCCGCGCTGCAGGGTGCGCTGGAGGCTTCCGGCGCGGCCGCGGTGGGCCTGGTGCAGGGCGACAAGGTGGTGGGTGGCGTGGGCGCGGAGAAGGCGCGGCTGGATGGCGCGCTGCCCCGCCTGAGCGCCGGTGCGAAGGACACGGTGCTGGAGACGGGTTCGCTCCAGGCGCTGGGCCCGGTGCAGCTGCCCGCCTTCACCCACGGCGACGCGATGGGCGGCCAGGCGCCGCTGTTCGTGGGCTCCCGCCAGGCGCTGACGGGCACGCCGTATGAAGTCGTGGTCCTCGCGGGCACGGCGGCGACGCTGGCCCCGCTGGCCGCATACCAGAGCACCGCGCTGCTCGCGCTCGCGGGCCTGTTCGTGCTGAGCCTCGTGTGGACGGCGCTGATGGGCGGCGGCAAGAAGGCCTCCGACGAGGAGACCGTGTCGGGCGGCTCGGACACGCTGGGCTGGTCCGCGGCGCTCGCCGCGCAGCAGTCGGCTCCGGCCGCGCAGCCCGTGGCCACCTCGCCGCCGGCTCCGGCCGCCGTGGTGCCCGCGGCGGATCCGTTCGGTTCGAGCGCGCACGCGGAGCCCCTGTCCAACCCGTTTGGTTCGAGCGCTCCCGCGGAGCCGCTGTCCAACCCGTTCGCTTCCGCCGCGCCGCCGGCTGCGGATCCGTTCGGGGGCGCGGATGCGTTCCCGTTCCCCGGGTCGCCGGCTCCGGCCGCGGATCCGTTCGCGATGCCGCCTCCGGCCGCCGCGCCGATGGCGGATCCGTTCGCGATGCCGTCTCCGCAGGCCGCGGCTCCCCACCCGTTCGGTGCGCCTCCGGCCGCCGCGCCGATGGCGGATCCGTTCGCCGGGGCGGAGTCGTTCCCGTTCCCGTCGCCGCCCGCGGCCTACCCGCCGCCGGCCGCGGAGCCGTTCACGCCGCCTCCGGCGTACGCGCAGGGCGGAGCGATGCCCTTCGAGCACCCGGCCCCGGAGCCCATCGCCCCGGCCGCGCCGCGTGCCGGCGCGTTCGCCTTCGAGGATCAGCCCACGGCGGCGTACTCGCTCCAGCAGGCGGCCAATCCGTTCGCGCTGGCGGCGGCGCAGACCTCGGATCCGGAGTCCCCGGAGACGACGCGCGTGGCGGCGATTCCGCGCGAGCTGCTCCAGGCCAGCACCCGGCCCACGTCGGAGGCCATCCCGATGCCGCCCCCGCGCTCCAACGTGCCGCAGGCGGTGCCGCTGCCCATGCCGGGCGTCAACAGCGCGGCGGCGGTGGCCCTGTCGGAGGAGCAGCACTTCCAGGACGTCTTCCGCGAGTTCGTCACCACGCGCGAGCGCTGCGGTGAGCAGGCGGATGGCCTGACGTACGACAAGTTCGTGCAGAAGCTGCGCAAGAACAAGGAGCAGCT